A window from Neobacillus sp. PS3-40 encodes these proteins:
- a CDS encoding YlmC/YmxH family sporulation protein yields MRLSELSGKEIVDVKRAERLGVLGQTDLEINEGTGQIQALLIPTLKWFGLRKQGDEIRVPWRHIKKVGADMIIIDVPDNDVS; encoded by the coding sequence ATGAGGTTAAGTGAATTGAGCGGCAAGGAAATTGTAGATGTAAAAAGGGCAGAACGACTTGGGGTACTCGGACAGACTGATCTTGAAATTAATGAAGGAACTGGGCAAATACAGGCGCTTTTGATTCCTACCCTAAAATGGTTTGGACTTCGAAAACAAGGGGATGAAATTAGGGTGCCATGGCGACATATTAAAAAAGTTGGGGCAGATATGATTATTATTGATGTTCCCGACAATGATGTTAGTTGA
- the dpaA gene encoding dipicolinic acid synthetase subunit A, with translation MLTGMQIAVIGGDARQLEIIRKLTEFDARLSLIGFEQLDHAFTGAVKEKLDEVDFSNIDAIILPVAGANLEGQVETIFSNEKVVLTEEILSKTPAHCTIYSGISNAYLNAITKQSKRNLVLLFSRDDVAIYNSIPTVEGTLMMAIQHTDFTIHGANVVILGLGRCGMSLVRTFHSLGAKVKVGARKTEHLARITEMGVTPFHLNDLWKEVKDTDILINTVPQLIVNASVISKLPAHTLIIDIASKPGGTDFRYAEKRGIKALLAPSLPGIVAPKTAGQILADVLVQLLQDDLIIRKGKVE, from the coding sequence ATGCTGACAGGGATGCAGATAGCTGTAATTGGTGGTGATGCAAGGCAGCTAGAAATTATCCGAAAGCTTACAGAGTTTGATGCCAGACTATCGTTAATTGGTTTCGAGCAGCTTGACCATGCCTTTACTGGTGCAGTAAAGGAAAAATTGGATGAGGTCGATTTTTCAAATATAGATGCCATTATTTTACCAGTAGCAGGAGCAAATTTGGAAGGACAGGTTGAAACGATTTTCTCAAATGAAAAAGTTGTTTTAACTGAGGAAATTCTTTCGAAAACTCCCGCTCATTGCACGATTTATTCGGGTATATCAAACGCATATTTAAACGCAATTACCAAACAGTCGAAAAGAAATCTTGTTCTCCTTTTTTCAAGAGATGATGTGGCAATTTATAATTCGATTCCAACAGTTGAAGGAACACTTATGATGGCCATTCAGCATACTGATTTTACGATTCATGGAGCGAATGTTGTTATTCTAGGTTTAGGTAGATGTGGAATGAGCCTAGTAAGGACATTTCATTCACTGGGAGCAAAAGTAAAAGTTGGAGCAAGAAAAACGGAACATCTTGCTAGAATTACCGAGATGGGAGTCACTCCTTTTCATCTAAACGATCTATGGAAAGAAGTGAAGGATACAGATATTTTAATCAATACAGTTCCACAATTAATCGTAAATGCCTCGGTTATTTCAAAATTACCTGCCCACACTCTCATTATTGATATTGCCTCAAAACCAGGAGGCACAGATTTTCGCTATGCAGAAAAACGTGGAATTAAAGCATTGCTTGCGCCGAGTTTGCCAGGGATTGTAGCTCCAAAAACTGCTGGTCAAATATTAGCAGATGTATTGGTGCAACTACTTCAAGACGACCTGATTATCCGAAAGGGGAAAGTAGAATGA
- the dpaB gene encoding dipicolinate synthase subunit B, producing the protein MSLKGTRIGFGLTGSHCTYDAVFPEIEKLVQAGAEVIPVVTFTVQNTDTRFGNGEDWIKKIEDLTGNKVIDSIVKAEPLGPKMPLDCMVISPITGNTMSKFANAMTDSPVLMAAKATLRNGKPIVLGISTNDALGLNGVNLMRLMATKNIYFIPFGQDDPIKKPNSMVARMSMTCETIENAISGKQVQPVIVERYLDHN; encoded by the coding sequence ATGAGTTTAAAAGGTACGAGAATTGGCTTTGGATTAACCGGTTCACATTGTACGTATGATGCTGTGTTTCCAGAAATAGAAAAACTGGTTCAAGCTGGTGCAGAAGTTATTCCAGTTGTTACCTTTACAGTCCAAAATACCGATACACGTTTTGGCAATGGGGAAGACTGGATTAAAAAAATAGAAGACTTAACTGGCAATAAGGTTATTGATTCCATCGTCAAGGCAGAACCGTTAGGACCAAAGATGCCCCTAGATTGTATGGTTATTTCTCCAATTACAGGCAACACAATGAGTAAATTTGCTAATGCTATGACAGATTCTCCGGTTTTAATGGCAGCAAAAGCAACATTAAGAAACGGGAAGCCTATCGTTTTAGGGATATCTACTAATGATGCATTGGGTTTAAATGGTGTAAATTTAATGAGGCTTATGGCGACGAAGAATATTTATTTTATTCCATTTGGGCAGGATGATCCAATTAAAAAACCTAATTCAATGGTGGCTAGAATGTCGATGACTTGCGAAACAATTGAAAATGCAATAAGCGGAAAACAAGTTCAACCGGTTATTGTTGAAAGATATCTTGATCATAACTAA
- the asd gene encoding aspartate-semialdehyde dehydrogenase codes for MSQQNGLHVAVVGATGAVGQQMIQTLINRSFPFKKLTLLSSARSAGKKIMVAGQEYTIQEAKPESFEGVDIALFSAGGSVSLELAPEAVKHGAIVVDNTSAFRMDPTIPLVVPEVNEADLFNHNGIIANPNCSTIQMVVALEPIRQKFGLKKVLVSTYQAVSGAGAAAVQELKEQTKSIINDEKYDPAILPVKGDKKHYQIAFNAIPQIDKFQDNGFTYEEMKMINETKKIMHLPELQVAATCVRLPVAVGHSESVYLEIDNDGVSASDMKELLKDAPGIVLQDDPENQLYPMPANCVGLNEVFVGRIRKDLDADRGFHMWVVSDNLLKGAAWNSVQIAESLIRLGIVSTNE; via the coding sequence ATGAGTCAACAAAATGGACTCCATGTTGCTGTTGTTGGAGCAACTGGCGCAGTTGGTCAACAAATGATCCAAACCTTAATAAACCGGAGCTTTCCTTTTAAGAAATTAACCTTACTATCTTCAGCCCGGTCTGCAGGAAAAAAAATTATGGTAGCTGGTCAAGAATATACAATCCAAGAAGCAAAGCCTGAAAGCTTTGAAGGTGTGGATATCGCGCTTTTTAGTGCAGGTGGAAGTGTATCGCTAGAACTTGCTCCAGAGGCTGTTAAGCATGGAGCTATTGTCGTGGACAACACGAGTGCTTTTCGAATGGATCCTACTATTCCATTAGTTGTTCCAGAAGTAAATGAAGCAGATCTTTTCAATCATAACGGAATCATTGCGAACCCTAATTGCTCGACCATTCAAATGGTTGTGGCTTTAGAGCCAATTCGTCAAAAATTCGGTTTGAAAAAAGTCCTTGTATCAACGTATCAAGCTGTTTCTGGTGCAGGTGCTGCAGCCGTTCAAGAATTAAAGGAACAAACAAAATCAATAATTAATGATGAAAAATATGATCCAGCAATCTTACCTGTAAAGGGTGACAAAAAGCATTATCAAATTGCTTTTAATGCAATCCCACAAATCGATAAATTCCAAGACAATGGATTTACCTATGAAGAAATGAAAATGATCAATGAAACGAAGAAAATTATGCACTTACCAGAGCTTCAGGTTGCAGCAACTTGTGTTCGCTTACCTGTTGCGGTGGGTCACTCCGAATCTGTTTATCTTGAAATTGATAATGATGGAGTTAGTGCTAGTGATATGAAAGAATTGTTAAAAGATGCACCAGGCATTGTTTTACAGGATGATCCAGAAAATCAACTTTATCCGATGCCAGCAAATTGTGTTGGCCTAAATGAAGTTTTTGTAGGACGAATTCGTAAAGACCTTGATGCTGATCGTGGCTTCCATATGTGGGTTGTTTCTGACAACTTGCTTAAAGGTGCTGCATGGAATTCTGTGCAAATTGCTGAAAGCTTAATCAGATTAGGGATTGTAAGTACTAACGAATAG
- the dapG gene encoding aspartate kinase: protein MKIIVQKFGGTSVKDEKSRKHAKRHIENALSEGYKVVVVVSAMGRKGDPYATDTLLSLVGGNLSKISRREHDSLLACGETISSIVFTNMLLENGIKATALTGAQAGFRTNNDHTNAKIIEVKCDRLLRELENVDVVVVAGFQGAAKNGDITTIGRGGSDTSAAALGAALNAEWIDIFTDVEGIMTADPRIAENARPLSVVTYTEVCNLAYQGAKVIHPRAVEIAMQAKVPIRIRSTYTDNLGTLVTTINKENRGSDIKERVVTGIAHVSNITQIKVFAKKGEYYLQAEVFKAMANEKISVDFINISPNGVVYTVTDEMTDRAIEVLHNLGHEPVVERNCAKVSVVGAGIAGVPGVTSKIVTALSETGIRILQSADSHTTIWVLVKQDDLVKSVNALHDAFQLEEDSIEYTRSNLH, encoded by the coding sequence ATGAAAATAATTGTTCAAAAATTTGGTGGAACCTCTGTCAAGGATGAGAAAAGTAGAAAACATGCTAAGCGTCATATTGAAAATGCATTGTCAGAAGGGTATAAAGTGGTTGTAGTAGTCTCGGCGATGGGGCGAAAAGGTGACCCCTATGCAACTGATACACTCCTTTCTTTAGTTGGTGGAAATCTAAGTAAAATTTCTAGGCGCGAACATGATTCGTTGCTCGCTTGCGGGGAGACTATTTCCAGTATAGTTTTTACAAATATGTTATTGGAAAATGGTATAAAGGCTACGGCATTAACTGGAGCACAAGCGGGATTTAGAACAAATAATGATCATACCAATGCTAAAATCATTGAGGTGAAATGTGACAGACTTTTAAGAGAACTGGAGAATGTCGATGTCGTTGTTGTAGCAGGATTTCAAGGGGCTGCGAAAAACGGTGATATTACCACGATTGGTCGTGGCGGCAGCGATACATCTGCAGCAGCCTTAGGGGCAGCACTGAATGCTGAATGGATTGATATTTTTACAGATGTGGAAGGAATTATGACCGCAGATCCTCGAATTGCGGAAAACGCTCGTCCGCTTTCTGTTGTCACATATACAGAAGTGTGTAATCTTGCATATCAAGGGGCAAAAGTCATTCATCCTCGTGCAGTCGAAATTGCGATGCAGGCGAAGGTGCCGATTCGGATTCGCTCAACCTACACAGATAATTTGGGAACACTTGTAACAACAATCAATAAGGAAAATCGTGGAAGTGACATCAAAGAACGAGTTGTAACCGGGATTGCCCATGTTTCAAATATAACCCAGATTAAGGTTTTTGCTAAAAAAGGTGAATACTATTTACAGGCAGAAGTTTTTAAAGCGATGGCAAATGAAAAAATTAGTGTTGACTTCATCAATATATCCCCGAACGGTGTGGTCTATACTGTAACAGATGAAATGACAGACAGGGCAATTGAGGTATTGCATAACCTTGGCCATGAACCAGTGGTTGAAAGAAATTGCGCCAAGGTCTCGGTTGTTGGAGCAGGTATTGCAGGTGTTCCTGGAGTCACATCTAAAATTGTAACGGCATTATCTGAAACAGGGATCCGGATTTTACAATCCGCTGATAGCCACACAACAATCTGGGTACTTGTGAAGCAGGATGATCTTGTCAAATCTGTAAATGCACTCCATGATGCATTTCAATTAGAAGAAGATTCAATCGAATATACGCGAAGTAATTTACATTAA
- the dapA gene encoding 4-hydroxy-tetrahydrodipicolinate synthase — MVYFGRVSTAMVTPFDKNGHIDFDKTTQLVNYLIENGTESLVVAGTTGESPTLSKEEKLALFEHVVKVVNKRIPVIAGTGSNDTYATIELTKKAENLGVDAIMVVAPYYNKPNQEGLFQHFKAIAECTSLPVMLYNIPGRSVVNILPDTIIRLSKISNIVAVKEASGDLNAMTKIIANTDDDFELYSGDDGLTIPVLSIGGIGIISVASHVIGKELQEMVQAFLNGENEKAAKMHQLLLPIMQGLFTAPNPTPVKTALQLTGLDVGSVRLPLVPLTEQERTTLSQLLKQK, encoded by the coding sequence ATGGTTTATTTTGGACGGGTATCAACCGCAATGGTGACTCCATTTGATAAGAATGGGCATATTGATTTTGATAAAACAACTCAACTTGTTAATTATTTAATTGAGAATGGAACAGAATCACTTGTTGTAGCAGGCACAACGGGAGAGTCACCAACATTATCTAAGGAAGAAAAATTAGCTTTATTTGAACATGTGGTGAAAGTAGTAAATAAACGAATACCGGTAATTGCTGGAACGGGTAGCAACGATACTTATGCAACAATTGAATTGACAAAGAAAGCTGAAAATCTTGGTGTAGATGCGATCATGGTTGTAGCACCATACTACAATAAACCAAATCAAGAAGGACTTTTCCAGCACTTCAAGGCTATCGCTGAATGTACATCCCTTCCGGTAATGCTCTATAATATTCCAGGAAGATCGGTTGTAAATATTCTTCCAGACACGATTATTCGCCTTTCCAAAATTTCAAATATCGTTGCCGTTAAGGAAGCGAGTGGGGACTTAAATGCGATGACAAAGATCATTGCTAACACTGATGATGATTTTGAATTATACAGTGGTGATGATGGATTAACAATCCCTGTCCTTTCAATCGGTGGAATTGGAATAATCTCTGTTGCTTCACATGTTATTGGGAAAGAGTTACAAGAAATGGTTCAGGCCTTTTTGAATGGTGAAAATGAGAAAGCTGCGAAGATGCATCAGTTGCTTTTGCCAATTATGCAAGGCTTATTTACCGCACCAAATCCTACCCCTGTAAAAACAGCACTGCAGCTTACAGGATTAGATGTCGGATCTGTCCGGTTACCACTTGTCCCATTAACAGAACAAGAACGGACTACGCTAAGCCAACTTTTAAAACAAAAGTAA
- a CDS encoding ribonuclease J, giving the protein MRKRQNQSIKLMALGGVGEIGKNMYLVEVDKDIFIIDAGLMFPENEMLGIDIVIPDISYLTENKDRVKAVFLTHGHEDHIGALSYVLRQMEVPVYGTRLTLALTNAMLKEQEYKGPTNFIEINSDSTIDMESVEISFFKTNHNIPDSVGVCIQTSEGAIVYTGDFKFDQAATDLYKPEIGKMASIGDKGVLCLLSDSTEAERPGYTTSEAIVAREMSNAFYNASGRVFAACFASDINRIQHVFDAAKENNRKVAVVGKSLETIYHIALDLGYLGVDDDIIIPISEIKKYQDREIVVLMTGSQGEPIEALQKMAKQIHKQINIQSGDTVLIASSSQLRGRELFLSKTADMLFKVGANVFSGNRTIHTSSHGSQEELKLMINLMRPKFFIPVHGEYRMLKAHANVAKECGLSRDQINILDRGEVMELKDGKMSLGGKIPSGNILIDGIGVGDVGNIVLRDRRLLSQDGILIVVVTLSRHEKKIVSGPEIISRGFVYVRESEKLMEDSTKLVREIVERYTSKETFDWASLKQGVRDELNRYLYEKTKRRPMILPIIMEV; this is encoded by the coding sequence TTGAGAAAGAGACAGAATCAATCCATCAAGCTTATGGCTTTAGGTGGTGTTGGGGAAATTGGGAAAAATATGTATCTTGTCGAAGTGGACAAAGATATTTTTATTATTGATGCGGGATTAATGTTTCCCGAAAATGAAATGCTTGGCATTGATATAGTAATTCCTGATATTTCCTATTTAACAGAGAATAAGGACAGAGTAAAAGCCGTATTTCTTACCCATGGTCATGAGGACCATATCGGCGCCCTTTCCTATGTTTTACGTCAAATGGAAGTCCCTGTTTACGGAACACGCCTAACACTAGCGCTCACAAATGCTATGCTTAAGGAACAAGAATATAAGGGTCCTACTAATTTTATCGAAATAAACTCAGATTCAACGATCGATATGGAGTCTGTAGAGATTAGCTTTTTTAAGACGAACCACAATATTCCTGATTCTGTAGGAGTTTGTATTCAAACGTCTGAAGGTGCCATAGTCTATACTGGTGACTTTAAATTTGATCAAGCTGCAACAGACTTATATAAACCAGAAATTGGGAAAATGGCTAGTATCGGAGATAAAGGAGTACTGTGCTTGCTTTCTGATAGCACAGAAGCAGAAAGACCTGGGTACACAACATCTGAAGCGATTGTAGCTAGAGAAATGTCAAATGCTTTTTATAATGCATCTGGAAGAGTTTTTGCCGCATGCTTTGCTTCCGATATTAACAGAATTCAACATGTTTTTGATGCTGCAAAAGAAAACAATCGCAAAGTGGCAGTAGTTGGTAAAAGCCTTGAAACGATTTATCATATTGCCCTTGATTTAGGTTACTTGGGTGTTGATGATGATATAATCATCCCTATTTCTGAAATCAAGAAATATCAGGATCGTGAAATTGTTGTTCTGATGACGGGAAGCCAAGGTGAACCAATTGAAGCCTTGCAAAAAATGGCTAAACAAATTCATAAACAGATAAATATCCAATCTGGTGACACTGTATTAATTGCTTCATCATCGCAATTAAGAGGAAGAGAATTATTCCTTTCCAAAACGGCTGATATGCTGTTTAAAGTGGGTGCCAATGTATTTTCTGGAAATCGTACTATTCATACTTCAAGCCACGGTAGTCAAGAAGAATTGAAGCTTATGATTAATTTAATGAGACCTAAATTTTTCATTCCTGTTCATGGCGAATATCGGATGCTAAAGGCCCATGCAAATGTGGCAAAAGAATGTGGACTCTCGAGAGATCAAATTAATATCCTTGATCGAGGAGAAGTCATGGAATTGAAAGATGGGAAGATGAGCCTTGGTGGTAAAATTCCTTCAGGTAATATCTTGATTGATGGAATTGGCGTGGGAGACGTTGGAAATATCGTTCTTCGTGATCGTCGTCTTTTATCACAGGATGGAATCTTAATTGTGGTAGTTACTTTATCGAGACATGAGAAGAAAATAGTATCAGGTCCTGAAATCATTTCAAGAGGATTTGTGTATGTTCGTGAATCGGAAAAGCTAATGGAAGATTCAACTAAATTGGTTAGAGAAATTGTGGAAAGATACACTTCAAAGGAAACCTTTGATTGGGCAAGCTTAAAACAAGGTGTGCGGGACGAATTGAACCGCTATCTCTATGAAAAAACAAAAAGAAGGCCAATGATCCTTCCAATTATTATGGAAGTGTAA
- a CDS encoding ClpP family protease, producing the protein MDIFNQNKSKNQEEQEPQKDDKPGSSLMEKIQQLGQTNVPQLSTDSNIHCLTIIGQIEGHMTLPPQNKTTKYEHIIPQLVAIEQNPKIEGVLIILNTVGGDVEAGLAISEMLATLSKPTVSIVLGGGHSIGVPIAVATNYSFITETATMTIHPIRLTGLVISVPQTFEYLDKMQERVINFVTKHSHIEEETFKELMFAKGNLTRDIGTNVVGVDAVKSGLIDEVGGVGVAMKKLNELIELKREQSKGLIQ; encoded by the coding sequence ATGGATATATTCAATCAAAATAAATCCAAAAACCAAGAAGAGCAGGAGCCGCAAAAGGACGATAAGCCCGGTTCATCTTTAATGGAAAAGATTCAGCAACTTGGACAGACCAATGTTCCACAGCTCTCAACAGATTCAAATATTCATTGCTTAACAATTATTGGTCAAATTGAAGGGCATATGACATTACCACCCCAAAATAAAACAACAAAATATGAACACATTATTCCACAACTAGTAGCTATTGAACAAAATCCAAAGATAGAAGGAGTATTAATCATATTAAATACTGTTGGTGGGGATGTAGAAGCAGGACTTGCTATTTCTGAAATGCTAGCAACACTATCAAAACCAACTGTATCAATTGTTTTAGGGGGTGGCCATTCAATTGGAGTGCCAATTGCAGTTGCCACCAATTATTCATTTATTACAGAAACAGCGACAATGACGATTCATCCGATTCGTTTGACAGGTCTCGTTATAAGCGTTCCGCAAACCTTTGAATATTTGGACAAAATGCAGGAGAGAGTAATTAACTTTGTAACGAAGCATTCCCATATTGAGGAGGAAACCTTTAAAGAGTTGATGTTTGCAAAAGGAAATCTAACTCGGGATATCGGTACAAATGTGGTAGGGGTGGATGCTGTTAAATCCGGTTTAATAGATGAAGTAGGCGGGGTTGGAGTAGCCATGAAAAAATTAAATGAGTTGATAGAGCTTAAGAGGGAGCAGAGTAAGGGGCTGATTCAATGA
- a CDS encoding YlzJ-like family protein: MILYTMMPHELIFPNETETYKKQQTIVYQGVPLLVELADNQTIEVLRVLSSDPQHFLDERYYPGTKISLFNSEGLSSF, translated from the coding sequence ATGATCTTGTACACGATGATGCCACATGAACTTATTTTTCCAAATGAAACAGAAACCTATAAGAAACAACAAACGATCGTGTATCAGGGCGTTCCCCTCTTAGTTGAACTTGCGGATAATCAAACAATTGAGGTACTACGAGTATTAAGCAGTGATCCCCAGCATTTTTTGGATGAAAGGTATTATCCAGGAACAAAAATTTCTTTATTTAATAGTGAGGGTTTGTCCTCGTTCTAG
- a CDS encoding DNA translocase FtsK → MAKKKRRQSKKKDHQLKKTVQYELTALALLSLSVISIAKLGVVGKAIVLFFRFWMGEWYMLSLIGLVILSAYLMWKRTLPFLFNPKLIGTYFIISSILLLSHITLFHLLLDGGKFKDPSVIKNTWELFVMEIKGQTSTTDLGGGMIGAVLFALFYYLFAETGTKIIAFVFILIGSILITGRSFGDFTGKIITSIFGFSKDQLDAFKEDMFEWKQKQQERKEERKNQQSEQTPRKTRTKPSKGSNQDQVEPEELVTPEPIISSFADRAYSEEVPEGKEDKEEQQSDNSNGVEDDFTPPITFTEIENASYELPPLKLLKLPKKTDQSGEYELIHANAAKLERTFLSFGVKARVTQVHLGPAVTKYEVHPDVGVKVSKIVSLSDDLALALAAKDIRMEAPIPGKSAIGIEVPNSEVAMVSLREVLEATQNEKPESKLQIGLGRDITGDSVLAELNKMPHLLVAGATGSGKSVCINGIIISILMRAKPHEVKLMMIDPKMVELNVYNGIPHLLAPVVTNPKKAAQALQKVVSEMERRYELFSYTGTRNIEGYNEYVKRHNIEENENQPLLPFIVVIVDELADLMMVASSEVEDSITRLAQMARAAGIHLIIATQRPSVDVITGVIKANIPSRIAFAVSSSTDSRTILDMGGAEKLLGRGDMLFLPVGASKPVRVQGTFLSDEEVEDTVNFVIGQQKAQYQEEMIPDDLPVVKGAVDDDVYDDAVSLIIEMQTASVSMLQRRFRIGYTRAARLIDEMEARGVVGPYEGSKPRAVLITNPKEEASS, encoded by the coding sequence ATGGCAAAGAAGAAACGAAGACAATCGAAAAAAAAGGATCATCAATTAAAAAAAACGGTTCAATATGAATTGACTGCACTAGCACTATTGTCTTTGTCAGTCATTTCAATCGCAAAATTAGGTGTAGTTGGAAAAGCAATCGTTTTATTCTTCCGATTTTGGATGGGTGAATGGTATATGCTCTCCCTAATTGGTCTAGTGATCCTCAGTGCCTATTTAATGTGGAAAAGAACTCTTCCATTTTTATTTAATCCGAAATTAATCGGAACTTATTTTATTATTTCCTCTATCCTTTTATTAAGTCATATTACCCTTTTTCACCTCCTTTTAGATGGAGGTAAATTTAAGGATCCAAGTGTTATTAAAAACACATGGGAACTTTTTGTGATGGAAATAAAAGGGCAAACAAGCACAACGGATCTTGGGGGAGGAATGATTGGCGCTGTTCTCTTTGCGCTATTTTACTATCTCTTTGCAGAAACGGGTACAAAAATAATTGCATTTGTTTTTATTTTAATTGGATCTATTTTGATCACTGGTAGATCATTCGGTGATTTTACTGGGAAAATAATTACGTCCATTTTCGGCTTTTCAAAAGATCAATTGGATGCTTTTAAGGAAGACATGTTTGAATGGAAACAAAAGCAGCAGGAAAGAAAAGAAGAAAGAAAAAATCAACAATCTGAACAAACACCAAGAAAAACGAGAACGAAGCCTTCAAAAGGATCCAATCAGGATCAAGTCGAGCCAGAAGAACTTGTTACACCAGAACCGATTATTTCTAGCTTTGCAGATAGAGCCTATTCCGAGGAAGTTCCTGAGGGGAAAGAAGACAAAGAAGAACAACAAAGTGATAACTCTAATGGTGTGGAAGATGATTTCACCCCGCCTATTACATTCACAGAAATTGAAAACGCGTCATACGAATTACCACCACTCAAATTGCTAAAGCTTCCAAAGAAAACAGATCAAAGTGGAGAATATGAATTAATCCATGCAAATGCAGCAAAACTAGAGCGAACTTTCTTAAGTTTCGGCGTGAAAGCAAGAGTGACCCAGGTTCACCTAGGACCAGCAGTTACAAAGTATGAAGTCCACCCAGATGTGGGAGTTAAGGTAAGTAAAATTGTTAGTTTAAGCGATGATTTGGCATTAGCACTCGCTGCAAAAGATATTAGAATGGAAGCCCCTATTCCAGGAAAGTCAGCTATTGGAATTGAAGTACCAAATTCAGAAGTAGCAATGGTTTCCCTTAGGGAGGTATTAGAAGCAACGCAAAATGAAAAACCTGAATCAAAGCTTCAAATTGGACTAGGCCGCGATATTACTGGTGATTCGGTCCTTGCTGAATTAAATAAAATGCCCCATCTTCTCGTTGCTGGAGCAACAGGAAGCGGAAAAAGTGTCTGTATAAATGGCATCATCATTAGTATTTTAATGAGAGCTAAACCACATGAAGTAAAATTAATGATGATAGACCCTAAGATGGTTGAATTAAATGTCTATAACGGAATACCACATTTACTTGCTCCTGTTGTGACGAATCCGAAAAAAGCTGCACAAGCCTTACAAAAGGTAGTTAGTGAAATGGAACGGCGCTATGAATTGTTTTCCTACACGGGAACGCGAAATATTGAAGGATACAACGAATATGTCAAGCGTCATAATATCGAAGAAAATGAAAATCAGCCATTGTTGCCATTTATTGTGGTTATTGTTGATGAATTAGCAGATTTAATGATGGTGGCATCTTCAGAAGTTGAAGATTCTATCACAAGGCTTGCTCAGATGGCCCGTGCTGCAGGTATCCATTTAATTATTGCTACTCAGCGCCCATCTGTTGATGTTATAACAGGCGTTATAAAAGCGAATATCCCTTCAAGGATTGCATTCGCCGTTTCCAGTTCAACTGATTCAAGGACGATTCTTGATATGGGTGGTGCAGAGAAGTTACTTGGAAGAGGAGACATGCTGTTTCTTCCTGTTGGCGCATCAAAACCAGTCAGAGTTCAAGGAACATTTTTATCAGATGAAGAGGTAGAGGATACCGTTAATTTTGTTATAGGACAGCAAAAGGCACAATATCAGGAAGAAATGATCCCTGATGATCTTCCTGTAGTTAAGGGTGCTGTTGATGATGATGTATATGATGATGCAGTTAGCTTAATTATAGAAATGCAAACAGCATCTGTTTCAATGTTGCAGCGAAGATTCCGAATTGGTTATACGAGAGCTGCTCGCCTTATAGATGAAATGGAGGCTAGAGGTGTAGTAGGACCATATGAAGGAAGTAAACCCAGAGCTGTTTTAATAACAAATCCAAAAGAAGAAGCAAGCTCATAA
- a CDS encoding GntR family transcriptional regulator: MSIKSDNRHLYLQVIDRLKQDIEKGVYKEKEKLPSEFDLAKHLGVSRATLREALRILEEENVIIRRHGVGTFVSSKPLFTSGIEQLNSVTNMINLAGMTPGTIFLRSSAEGPTEEDIRRFTCSSDENIVVIERVRTANGEPVVYCIDKVPEHILPETFSYNDESLFNILEEVSNRKITYAVAQIEPIGYHEKISPILECEPETALLVLKQMHFDESDEPILYSVNYFKADKFSFRVLRKRI; this comes from the coding sequence ATGTCAATTAAGTCAGATAACCGGCATTTGTATTTACAAGTTATCGATCGTCTGAAGCAAGATATTGAAAAAGGAGTGTATAAAGAAAAAGAAAAATTACCTTCTGAATTCGATCTTGCCAAGCACTTAGGGGTAAGCAGGGCTACACTTAGGGAAGCATTGCGTATTCTAGAAGAGGAAAACGTAATTATCCGGCGCCATGGTGTTGGTACATTCGTAAGTTCAAAGCCATTATTTACTTCGGGAATCGAGCAACTAAACAGTGTCACGAATATGATTAATCTGGCAGGGATGACTCCAGGGACCATTTTCTTACGCTCGTCAGCAGAAGGACCTACCGAGGAAGATATTCGTCGCTTCACATGCTCTTCTGATGAGAATATTGTCGTGATTGAGAGGGTTAGAACTGCAAATGGGGAGCCGGTTGTCTATTGTATTGACAAGGTACCCGAACATATATTACCGGAAACATTTTCCTATAATGATGAATCACTATTTAACATTTTGGAAGAGGTATCAAACCGGAAAATTACATATGCAGTTGCTCAAATTGAGCCAATCGGATATCATGAGAAGATTTCTCCAATCCTAGAGTGTGAACCGGAAACCGCATTACTTGTGTTAAAGCAAATGCATTTCGATGAATCGGATGAACCTATTCTATATTCGGTAAACTATTTTAAAGCAGATAAGTTTAGTTTTCGCGTTTTGCGAAAAAGAATTTAA